A genomic region of Sulfobacillus acidophilus DSM 10332 contains the following coding sequences:
- a CDS encoding 4-aminobutyrate aminotransferase apoenzyme (PFAM: Aminotransferase class-III~TIGRFAM: 4-aminobutyrate aminotransferase, prokaryotic type~COGs: COG0160 4-aminobutyrate aminotransferase and related aminotransferase~InterPro IPR004632:IPR005814~KEGG: tmr:Tmar_2332 4-aminobutyrate aminotransferase apoenzyme~PFAM: Aminotransferase class-III~PRIAM: (S)-3-amino-2-methylpropionate transaminase~SPTR: 4-aminobutyrate aminotransferase apoenzyme;~TIGRFAM: 4-aminobutyrate aminotransferase, bacterial), protein MATQTKYISLKTAIPGPKSQAVLSRLEKAAPRAVSVFAPVVIDRAHGSLLTDIDGNTFIDLTGGVGVLNVGHTNDRVKAALHEQVDRFLHTDFTVVPYESYVRLAERLNARFPGGGPATTVFFNSGAEAVENAVKIARAYTGRAGILSFERAFHGRTLMAMSLTSKVHPYKAKMGPFAPEVYRAPYPYPYRCEYGAGEEHHVCDERCYSAIEKALLLQVAPEDLAAVIVEPVQGEGGFVVPPPTFLPWLREFTQKHGILLIVDEVQTGFGRTGKFFATEHAGIQPDLLTMAKSIADGVPLSGVIGKPEIMNGPDDSQIGGTYVGNPLATAAGNAVLDVFESEDLLGMAVKQGEHLMSRLKAIQEKSPVIGEVRGLGAMVGVELVQDKKTKEPAGELTSRILHRMMDRGVLVLKAGIYGNVIRFLAPLTTPLDMLDEALDLLEATIMEEGGR, encoded by the coding sequence ATGGCAACTCAAACCAAATATATTTCGTTGAAAACCGCCATTCCGGGGCCCAAGAGCCAAGCGGTGTTGAGCCGATTGGAGAAGGCGGCTCCGCGGGCGGTGTCCGTATTCGCCCCGGTTGTGATTGACCGGGCGCACGGCAGCCTTTTGACCGATATCGACGGGAACACCTTTATCGACTTGACGGGTGGTGTGGGAGTGCTCAATGTCGGTCACACCAACGATCGGGTCAAGGCGGCGCTTCATGAACAGGTCGACCGGTTTTTACACACCGACTTCACCGTAGTCCCGTACGAAAGTTATGTACGTTTGGCCGAACGGCTTAACGCCCGCTTTCCCGGGGGCGGTCCGGCGACGACGGTGTTTTTCAACTCCGGGGCCGAAGCGGTGGAAAATGCGGTGAAAATCGCCCGCGCCTACACGGGACGAGCCGGTATCTTGTCCTTTGAGCGGGCCTTTCACGGCCGTACCCTGATGGCCATGTCGTTGACCAGCAAAGTCCATCCCTACAAAGCCAAAATGGGTCCGTTTGCGCCCGAAGTCTATCGCGCGCCGTACCCATATCCCTATCGGTGCGAATACGGCGCCGGGGAGGAGCATCACGTCTGCGACGAGCGTTGCTACAGCGCAATTGAAAAAGCGCTCTTATTGCAAGTGGCGCCGGAAGATTTGGCGGCCGTGATTGTCGAGCCGGTGCAAGGCGAAGGCGGTTTTGTGGTGCCGCCGCCGACGTTTTTGCCCTGGTTGCGGGAATTCACCCAAAAGCACGGGATTTTGTTGATTGTCGATGAAGTCCAAACCGGATTTGGCCGTACCGGCAAGTTTTTTGCGACGGAGCATGCCGGGATTCAACCCGACTTATTAACCATGGCCAAATCGATTGCCGACGGGGTGCCATTGTCGGGGGTGATTGGCAAACCGGAGATCATGAATGGGCCCGACGATTCGCAGATCGGGGGCACCTACGTGGGTAACCCGTTGGCTACCGCCGCCGGTAACGCGGTGTTGGATGTCTTCGAATCGGAAGATCTGCTCGGGATGGCGGTGAAACAGGGCGAACATTTGATGAGTCGGCTGAAGGCGATACAAGAAAAGTCACCGGTCATTGGCGAAGTACGCGGTTTGGGCGCCATGGTCGGGGTGGAACTGGTCCAAGACAAAAAGACCAAGGAGCCGGCAGGCGAGCTGACCAGTCGGATTTTGCACCGGATGATGGACCGTGGGGTATTGGTGTTAAAGGCCGGGATTTACGGGAACGTGATTCGGTTCCTGGCGCCTCTCACCACCCCGTTGGATATGCTCGATGAAGCGCTCGACTTGTTAGAAGCCACCATTATGGAGGAAGGGGGCCGTTAG
- a CDS encoding Formyl-CoA transferase (PFAM: CoA-transferase family III~COGs: COG1804 acyl-CoA transferase/carnitine dehydratase~InterPro IPR003673~KEGG: hau:Haur_3621 L-carnitine dehydratase/bile acid-inducible protein F~PFAM: CoA-transferase family III~PRIAM: Formyl-CoA transferase~SPTR: L-carnitine dehydratase/bile acid-inducible protein F): MTQPKGPLAGIKVLDLSRVMAGPYATMALGELGAEVLKVERPGGGDDTRQWGPPFVAGESTYFLSANRNKESIVLDLENPRHRAYVRERALTWADVVVENFRPGTLEKWGLGLDALREANPRLITASVRGYPPGDDRPGYDFVMQAGSGLMAITGPVAGEPSKVGVPIVDLVAGLFLLSGIEAALWARSQTGQGQHVSVSLWEAGLAILSNVAQSTLATGQPPARLGNAHPQLAPYQTVRVADGQIALAVGNDRQFQALVAAMGHPEWAADARFQTNPERVRHRRELIDLLESVLLTRSRESWLALFEAAGVPAGPVRTVPEALAFDRDRGYGSVVSVHHPTVGSLPVIRLPWHFSMTPSAVHRAPPTYPEQKGDHE; encoded by the coding sequence ATGACGCAACCGAAAGGACCTTTGGCCGGGATTAAGGTACTGGACCTGTCCCGGGTAATGGCGGGGCCCTATGCGACGATGGCTTTAGGGGAACTCGGGGCGGAGGTTCTCAAGGTGGAACGGCCGGGCGGCGGCGACGACACCCGTCAATGGGGACCGCCGTTTGTTGCGGGAGAATCCACCTATTTTTTATCGGCTAACCGCAATAAAGAATCGATTGTGTTGGACTTGGAAAATCCTCGGCATCGGGCTTATGTGCGTGAACGGGCGCTCACCTGGGCGGATGTGGTAGTGGAAAATTTCCGGCCCGGCACATTGGAAAAATGGGGGCTCGGGCTCGATGCGTTGCGGGAGGCTAATCCGCGGTTAATCACCGCCTCTGTGCGGGGTTATCCGCCCGGTGACGATCGGCCGGGGTATGACTTTGTCATGCAAGCCGGCAGCGGACTCATGGCGATCACCGGTCCGGTGGCGGGGGAACCCAGCAAGGTCGGGGTACCGATCGTCGATTTGGTGGCGGGGTTGTTTTTACTGAGTGGAATTGAAGCGGCGTTATGGGCGCGGAGCCAGACCGGTCAGGGGCAGCATGTCAGTGTTTCCTTATGGGAAGCCGGTTTGGCGATTTTGTCCAACGTGGCTCAGAGCACGCTGGCCACCGGTCAACCGCCTGCCCGGCTCGGCAACGCCCACCCGCAATTGGCGCCGTACCAAACCGTTCGGGTGGCGGACGGGCAAATCGCCTTGGCCGTGGGCAACGACCGTCAGTTTCAAGCGCTGGTGGCGGCGATGGGACATCCCGAATGGGCCGCCGATGCGCGATTTCAGACGAACCCGGAGCGGGTTCGCCATCGCCGGGAGTTAATCGATTTGTTGGAATCCGTGTTGCTGACCCGGTCACGCGAGAGCTGGCTGGCCCTTTTCGAGGCGGCCGGGGTGCCGGCCGGTCCGGTTCGCACGGTGCCCGAGGCGTTGGCGTTTGATAGGGATCGCGGGTACGGCTCCGTGGTGTCCGTTCATCATCCGACGGTCGGTTCATTGCCGGTGATTCGATTGCCCTGGCATTTTTCTATGACACCGAGCGCGGTGCATCGGGCGCCGCCGACTTATCCTGAGCAGAAAGGAGATCACGAGTGA